A single Nicotiana tabacum cultivar K326 chromosome 5, ASM71507v2, whole genome shotgun sequence DNA region contains:
- the LOC142181032 gene encoding uncharacterized protein LOC142181032: MAFVWNSVMAVIATGMGTLALEGNTATSNSTGAFGDPNATSIGVGVFAGGGATMGIDEVFEVTVMYNMVQQLTLRLFHTESHVEFVLTLIYAKCDAIERIELWDSLYAMARDMDASWLVGGDFNVIWDEEEKFGGLPVSLNEIDDFRHCINTCNLFDLGFKGSIFTWWNGRAEEDCIFKRLDRCLANVEFQQTFPGIEVQHLSKTGSDHSPMYLKCDIETPPIKKPFKFLNFWVEHATFKDVVKENWSADFSANPFILFNHKLKKLKKALSLWSKATFGDIFQKIASMEEVVMVHEAEFEANPTGMNRERLQKIEEEQEIAEEAIKFYEEQFTEAATPASFDIVEHVPNLINTEQNAELIKQPTKQEVKMAVLGLNGDSAGGPDGDDLYDMVRAFFSGHELPKCVISSVVHERLVKFLPSLISEEQAGFVKGRNIVENILLTQEIVTDIRLRTKVGPNVILKLDMTKAYDRISWLFLTKVLRKMGFTERLIGIVFGLVSNNWYSILINGQAHGFFKSSRGIKQGDLVSPTLFILAAEALSRGLNALHTNLYFCGFGMPKWSPKINHLAYADDMIIFSSSDETSLMLIMQVLKAYENESGQLVNKTKSAMYLHHLTDMEVVSKVERITGIDRNDFPIIYLGCPIFYARRKLEFYQPLITKVMDKLQSWQGKLLSVGGRAVLISHVLQSMPMHLLSVVNPPKYVINRLHKLFAQFLWSSTVGGTSRHWASWNTLCMPVEEGGIGFRSLHDVTKALFRKLSCNFRTKPSLWSSFVCQKYCKKLNPIIVPWKRGSHVWRKMLECRNLIEHQILWQTKMGSSLFWYENWTGLGPLYFLVPQDFGIDENVHNVHDVTLDGEWDVDRLFEMLPEELAVHILEKIKPPSTMRVLDKPFWMLETRGYFSVKSAWEYTRRRDEPRKTCRMIWIRNCKDNLEVFSIEGRNRCGGLTLHQAITKCWTANVCLRLKPVMQALPSCVVWELWKRRNSMKYGEAVTTSRVIYQVSSNLQALVKVRKPGMDMVPHKWQDLLAMMENFTPKLKVTKVMWEFPSA, encoded by the exons ATGGCCTTTGTGTGGAACAGTGTTATGGCTGTCATTGCTACCGGAATGGGCACCCTTGCTTTGGAAGGTAATACAGCTACTTCAAATAGTACAGGTGCCTTTGGGGACCCAAACgcaacctcaattggtgttggcgtctttgCAGGGGGTGGTGCTACAATGGGAATTG ATGAGGTATTTGAGGTAACTGTTATGTACAATATGGTGCAACAATTAACACTAAGATTGTTTCATACTGAATCGCATGTGGAGTTTGTCCTAACATTGATATACGCAAAATGTGATGCAATTGAGAGGATAGAACTATGGGATTCATTATATGCAATGGCAAGGGATATGGATGCATCATGGCTTGTAGGAGGTGATTTCAATGTAATATGGGACGAAGAAGAGAAGTTTGGTGGGTTACCTGTGTCATTgaatgaaattgatgattttcgaCACTGCATCAACACTTGCAATCTATTCGACCTTGGATTTAAAGGCAgcatatttacatggtggaatgggagagcAGAGGAAGACTGTATATTCAAAAGACTAGACAGATGTTTGGCCAATGTTGAGTTCCAACAAACATTTCCAGGAATAGAGGTGCAACATTTGTCAAAGACTGGCTCTGATCATAGTCCAATGTATCTGAAGTGTGATATTGAGACTCCACCTATAAAAAAACCTTTTAAGTTCTTGAATTTTTGGGTGGAACATGCGACTTTTAAAGATGTGGTGAAAGAGAATTGGTCTGCTGATTTCAGTGCAAAtccttttattctttttaatcacaagttaaaaaaattaaagaaggccCTTTCATTGTGGAGTAAGGCTACATTTGGagatattttccaaaaaatagcAAGTATGGAAGAGGTAGTGATGGTTCATGAAGCAGAATTTGAAGCAAATCCTACAGGGATGAACAGGGAAAGACTACAAAAG attgaagaagaacaagaaattgcAGAAGAGGCTATCAAATTCTACGAGGAACAGTTCACAGAAGCAGCTACTCCTGCATCATTTGATATCGTAGAGCATGTTCCTAATCTGATTAACACTGAGCAGAATGCAGAATTAATTAAGCAACCAACAAAACAGGAGGTTAAAATGGCAGTACTTGGACTTAATGGTGATAGTGCTGGGGGGCCAGATG GGGATGACCTGTACGACATGGTGAGGGCTTTTTTCAGTGGTCATGAGCTACCCAAGTGT GTTATATCAAGTGTGGTACATGAAAGGCTAGTGAAATTTCTCCCAAGTCTGATATCGGAGGAACAGGCAGGTTTTGTTAAGGGAAGGAATATAGTAGAAAACATCCTTCTAACTCAGGAGATAGTGACTGACATTAGACTTAGAACTAAGGTTGGACCTAATGTCATCCTGAAACTAGATATGACCAAAGCTTATGATAGAATATCTTGGCTATTCCTAACCAAGGTACTGAGAAAGATGGGATTCACAGAAAGGTTGATAGGGATTGTCTTTGGATTAGTTTCAAACAATTGGTATTCTATTCTAATAAATGGTCAAGCTCATGGGTTCTTTAAGTCCTCAAGGGGAATAAAACAAGGTGATCTTGTATCTCCAACTTTGTTTATATTGGcagcagaagcattatctaggGGTCTCAATGCGCTACATACTAACCTGTATTTTTGTGGATTTGGGATGCCAAAGTGGAGTCCAAAGATCAATCATTTGGCGTATGCAGATGACAtgattattttctcatcctcagATGAAACATCTCTGATGTTGATTATGCAAGTGCTGAAGGCATATGAAAATGAATCTGGGCAGCTTGTTAACAAGACCAAATCAGCTATGTACCTGCATCATTTAACAGACATGGAAGTGGTCAGCAAGGTGGAAAGGATCACAGGCATTGATAGGAATGATTTCCCTATCATATATTTAGGTTGTCCGATATTTTATGCAAGGAGAAAGTTGGAATTCTATCAGCCCCTAATTACTAAGGTAATGGACAAACTGCAATCATGGCAGGGCAAGTTATTATCAGTAGGGGGCAGGGCAGTTCTCATATCCCATGTATTGCAAAGCATGCCTATGCATCTACTATCAGTTGTAAACCCTCCAAAGTATGTGATAAATAGGTTGCACAAATTGTTTGCTCAGTTTTTATGGAGCAGCACTGTAGGAGGAACTAGTAGGCATTGGGCTTCATGGAATACCTTATGCATGCCAGTTGAGGAAGGAGGGATAGGTTTCAGGTCACTGCATGATGTAACAAAGGCATTATTCAGGAAGTTGTCGTGTAATTTTAGAACAAAACCAAGCCTATGGAGCTCTTTTGTATGTCAGAAATACTGtaaaaaattaaatcctataaTTGTTCCGTGGAAAAGGGGGTCTCACGTCTGGAGAAAAATGTTGGAATGCAGAAATCTGATTGAACATCAAATCCTTTGGCAAACAAAAATGGGATCATCACTATTTTGGTATGAAAACTGGACAGGTCTTGGGCCACTATATTTTTTAGTTCCTCAGGACTTTGGCATTGATGAAAATGTACATAATGTACATGATGTTACCTTAGATGGTGAGTGGGATGTGGACAGGCTATTTGAAATGCTTCCTGAAGAGTTAGCAGTACACATTCTGGAGAAAATCAAACCACCTTCAACAATGCGGGTTCTTGACAAGCCTTTTTGGATGCTGGAAACAAGAGGATATTTCAGTGTTAAGTCAGCATGGGAGTATACGAGAAGAAGAGACGAACCAAGAAAAACTTGTAGAATGATTTGG ATCAGAAACTGCAAAGACAACTTGGAAGTATTTTCTATCGAGGGCAGGAATAGATGTGGAGGACTTACATTGCACCAAGCAATCACAAAATGTTGGACTGCAAATGTGTGCTTAAGATTAAAACCAGTAATGCAAGCACTCCCCTCATGCGTAGTCTGGGAActttggaaaagaagaaatagtatGAAGTATGGGGAGGCGGTGACAACTAGCAGGGTGATttatcaagtttcatcaaatctACAAGCATTGGTGAAAGTGAGAAAGCCTGGGATGGACATGGTACCTCACAAATGGCAAGATCTATTAGCTATGATGGAAAACTTCACTCCTAAACTTAAGGTTACAAAAGTCATGTGGGAATTTCCAAGTGCTTGA